The following are encoded in a window of Psychrobacter sp. P11F6 genomic DNA:
- a CDS encoding PAAR domain-containing protein produces MAAYITVGAKTSHGGTVISGSAHTTHNGIPVARKGDKVICKKCKKVTTIVSGDASFIVDGAPIARGGDVTSCGAKLIASQQSFAESGFDVGNIAQAAPLQFAKSDMSNSSEEQYDEQFQVLDENDQPISNVDYQVLDTETQEVLATGTTDSEGLTKRVSTDIGKSIDIIFI; encoded by the coding sequence ATGGCAGCCTATATCACCGTCGGCGCAAAGACCTCTCACGGTGGGACGGTCATCTCCGGCTCAGCGCACACCACTCATAACGGTATCCCTGTCGCGCGTAAAGGCGATAAAGTCATCTGTAAAAAATGCAAAAAGGTCACCACTATTGTTAGTGGTGATGCCTCCTTTATTGTCGATGGTGCGCCTATTGCACGTGGCGGTGATGTGACCAGCTGCGGCGCGAAGTTGATTGCTAGTCAGCAGTCATTTGCGGAGTCGGGTTTTGATGTCGGTAATATTGCGCAGGCAGCGCCTTTGCAGTTTGCGAAGTCGGATATGAGTAATTCCTCCGAAGAACAATATGACGAACAATTTCAAGTTTTAGACGAAAATGATCAACCTATATCTAACGTGGACTATCAAGTTCTTGACACTGAAACGCAAGAAGTTTTGGCTACTGGTACAACCGATTCAGAAGGCTTGACTAAACGCGTAAGTACTGACATCGGAAAAAGTATAGATATTATTTTTATTTAA
- a CDS encoding lipoate--protein ligase: MKLRILKSAVTNPWFNLATEDWIFNTLNPDSHTLFLWRNSETVVIGRSQNPWVECKIDKMEADDVFLARRQSGGGAVFHDLGNTNFTFLSPKDDYDQEANFTIIINALKKLGIDADLSGRNDMQVGDKKISGSAFKHATDRSFHHGTLLVNANMQKLGEYLNPHPLKLKAKGIKSVRARVANLVEFNDTINHETLSEAIIEAFCEYYRDKDYGDNTPVEELDEASLAQQPTLNKYYQQMADWDWRFGKTPEFTHHIETRFDWGIIDLHLDVKQAVIRDVVIFSDALNVELIDLLKDILTGIKYDKHEIKAKFDELCKAHPELAVQIDDVSKWLTSEMEG, from the coding sequence ATGAAACTGCGCATCTTAAAATCTGCCGTGACCAACCCTTGGTTTAACCTCGCGACCGAGGATTGGATATTTAACACCCTCAATCCCGACTCGCACACGCTATTCTTATGGCGCAATAGCGAGACCGTGGTCATTGGGCGCTCGCAAAACCCATGGGTAGAATGCAAAATCGATAAGATGGAAGCCGATGATGTATTTTTGGCGCGGCGGCAGAGTGGCGGTGGCGCGGTGTTTCATGATTTGGGCAATACCAACTTTACCTTTTTATCACCCAAAGATGACTACGATCAAGAAGCGAACTTTACCATCATTATTAATGCACTAAAAAAATTGGGCATAGACGCGGATTTATCTGGTCGTAATGACATGCAAGTCGGTGATAAGAAAATATCAGGTAGCGCCTTTAAACATGCCACCGATCGTAGCTTTCATCATGGTACGTTACTGGTGAACGCTAATATGCAAAAGCTTGGTGAGTATCTCAATCCGCATCCGCTTAAGCTGAAAGCAAAAGGTATCAAGTCTGTGCGTGCTCGCGTGGCAAACTTAGTAGAATTTAACGATACTATTAATCACGAAACGTTATCTGAGGCGATTATCGAGGCGTTTTGCGAATACTATCGCGACAAAGATTATGGCGACAATACGCCAGTCGAAGAATTGGATGAAGCCAGTCTCGCGCAGCAGCCGACACTCAATAAATATTATCAGCAAATGGCGGATTGGGATTGGCGCTTCGGTAAAACCCCTGAATTCACTCATCACATCGAGACGCGCTTTGATTGGGGCATCATTGATTTGCACCTTGATGTGAAGCAAGCAGTGATACGCGATGTGGTTATCTTCTCTGATGCGCTAAACGTTGAATTAATTGACCTATTAAAAGACATATTGACAGGTATTAAATATGACAAACATGAGATTAAAGCTAAGTTTGACGAGTTATGCAAAGCACATCCTGAGTTGGCAGTACAAATTGATGACGTGTCTAAATGGCTGACTAGTGAGATGGAAGGTTAG